One segment of Halococcus salsus DNA contains the following:
- a CDS encoding NUDIX domain-containing protein: MSVSERSEGWVTDQLSRLTDEYGSAPVHQVSWSVSGPRYEEAAAVDTAEHAAAGVRVTNDADETLLVRDRHNEWAPPRGAVDADESLEAGARRNVREATGVDCEVEGVERITIVSIGDESDRDRPPIYCLVVLFVGSCGSDQTVQCTESPVRWRHSRPGDSLDPGVLAI, translated from the coding sequence ATGAGCGTTTCCGAGCGGTCGGAGGGCTGGGTCACCGACCAGCTCTCGCGACTGACGGACGAGTACGGCTCCGCGCCGGTCCACCAGGTGAGCTGGTCGGTCTCGGGACCTCGGTACGAGGAGGCCGCCGCGGTCGACACCGCCGAGCACGCCGCGGCGGGCGTGCGGGTCACCAACGACGCCGACGAGACCCTGCTCGTGCGCGACCGCCACAACGAGTGGGCACCGCCCCGCGGTGCGGTCGACGCCGACGAGTCGCTCGAAGCCGGGGCGAGACGGAACGTCCGCGAGGCGACCGGGGTCGACTGCGAGGTCGAGGGCGTCGAACGGATCACGATCGTGAGCATCGGCGACGAGTCCGACCGCGACCGCCCGCCGATCTACTGTCTCGTCGTGTTGTTCGTCGGCTCCTGTGGCTCGGACCAGACCGTCCAGTGCACGGAGAGCCCGGTTCGCTGGCGACACAGCCGACCGGGCGACAGCCTCGACCCGGGCGTTCTCGCCATCTGA
- a CDS encoding CAP domain-containing protein: MFRWLVGAVGWVVSTVLRLAFVVCVVALAAGFAFGGLPSQPSDLGGMVENATGLDPFEDVDELADVGTVGVSDVAGDTGSVADPGTNASVPSSNAGELNGTRLEYLVHEGINERRADRGLSNLSFDTGLRSVARYHSADMANRSYFAHVGPDGETVADRYEKFGYQCRVPMDGLRYATGGENILYTYYDAPVRMENRTVEYDTQEELARGIVNGWMNSTDHRENLLKPYWENEGIGVYIQEVDGQTRVFASQEFC; encoded by the coding sequence ATGTTTCGCTGGCTCGTCGGTGCGGTCGGCTGGGTCGTCTCGACCGTTCTGCGGCTCGCGTTCGTGGTCTGCGTGGTCGCGCTCGCCGCCGGCTTCGCGTTCGGTGGACTCCCGAGCCAGCCGTCCGACCTCGGTGGGATGGTCGAGAACGCGACCGGCCTCGACCCGTTCGAGGACGTGGACGAACTCGCGGACGTCGGCACGGTCGGTGTGAGCGATGTCGCGGGCGACACCGGATCCGTGGCCGATCCGGGGACGAACGCGTCGGTCCCGAGTTCGAACGCCGGCGAACTCAACGGCACGCGCCTCGAGTATCTCGTCCACGAGGGGATCAACGAACGGCGTGCCGACCGCGGGCTCTCGAACCTCAGCTTCGACACCGGGCTCCGGTCGGTGGCGCGCTATCACAGCGCCGACATGGCGAACCGGAGCTACTTCGCCCACGTCGGCCCCGACGGCGAGACCGTCGCCGACCGCTACGAGAAGTTCGGCTACCAGTGTCGCGTCCCGATGGACGGTCTCCGGTACGCCACCGGCGGCGAGAACATCCTCTACACCTACTACGACGCTCCCGTTCGGATGGAGAACCGAACCGTGGAGTACGACACCCAGGAGGAACTCGCCCGCGGCATCGTCAACGGCTGGATGAACTCGACCGACCACCGCGAGAACCTCCTCAAACCCTACTGGGAGAACGAGGGGATCGGGGTCTACATCCAGGAGGTCGACGGCCAGACCAGGGTGTTCGCGAGCCAGGAGTTCTGCTGA
- a CDS encoding transporter, which produces MVQKSTLLILAGVVLLFLPVPPIMSAIAGLAVIALGVALRFVGDD; this is translated from the coding sequence ATGGTCCAAAAGTCCACGCTGTTGATCCTTGCCGGTGTCGTACTGCTCTTCCTCCCGGTTCCGCCGATCATGAGCGCCATCGCGGGTCTCGCGGTGATCGCCCTCGGCGTCGCGCTCCGGTTCGTCGGCGACGACTGA